A window of Cryptomeria japonica chromosome 3, Sugi_1.0, whole genome shotgun sequence contains these coding sequences:
- the LOC131042312 gene encoding uncharacterized protein LOC131042312 isoform X1 → MFILFLAIGTRMASTSSSIGNEQIIAKQRNDPNSPLWKYVDIIKQLPGGGGFRWKCHGCDIEHNSSYYRVVGHLCGIKGRSIKKCPGKNGKPIPHEIVMKYIREHEAVEEREARRLNQTASKKTRGMQGSSNPSIVVEDHPFFATNEPQSEPPLTRKRTKGPLETAFQNESRDNADQDIVRCIYANGLSFNVVRSPYWKQMIKSVNEAPRGYKGPSYEKVRGTLLEKEVKRVEDALKPIRDSWVETGVTIVSDGWKDAKNRPLINVIAVSPKGAMFLRAVDCEGQIKDGQFIAEILISAIESVGPRNVVQVITDNAKNCRAAGLLVEQRYDHIFWTPCAVHSLNLMLQRIGQKIKWIRDVYAEAEDIQMFMTNHHMSQGIFRTYSNLELLKVSEIVI, encoded by the coding sequence atgtttattttatttcttgccataggaactagaatggcatctacatcttcctccattggcaatgaacaaataattgcaaaacaaagaaatgatccaaattctcccttatggaaatatgtggacattataaaacaacttccgggaggtgggggattccgttggaaatgccatggatgtgatattgaacataatagttcatattatcgggtggtaggccatttgtgtggaataaaaggaagaagcatcaaaaaatgccctggaaaaaatggtaaacctataccacatgagatagtgatgaaatatattagggagcatgaggcggtagaagagagggaagcccgtagattgaaccaaaccgcatcaaagaaaacaaggggaatgcaaggctcttctaatcccagtattgtagtagaagaccaccccttctttgccacaaatgaacctcaaagtgaaccacccttgacacgtaaaagaacaaaggggcctttagaaaccgcattccaaaatgagagtagagacaatgctgatcaagatatagtaaggtgcatttatgcaaatgggttgtcattcaatgttgttcgctccccatattggaagcaaatgataaaaagtgttaatgaggcaccaAGGGGGTATAAGGGCCccagttatgagaaggtacgtggaacattattggagaaagaggtgaagagggttgaagatgcattgaaacccataagggattcatgggttgagacaggtgtaacaattgtttcagatgggtggaaagatgctaaaaaccgtcccttgatcaatgtcatagcggtgtcccctaaaggggcaatgtttttgagagctgtggattgtgagggccaaataaaagatggccaatttattgcagaaattctcatctctgccattgagtctgtgggacctcgcaatgttgtccaagtcataacagacaatgcaaaaaattgtagagctgctggtttgttggttgagcaacgctatgatcacatcttttggacaccttgtgcggtacattcactcaatcttatgctacaaaggattgggcaaaaaataaaatggatcagagatgtgtatgcagaggctgaggacatccagatgttcatgacaaaccaccacatgtctcaagggatttttagaacctattcaaatttggagctattgaaggtaagtgaaatagtaatttaa
- the LOC131042312 gene encoding uncharacterized protein LOC131042312 isoform X2, with protein MASTSSSIGNEQIIAKQRNDPNSPLWKYVDIIKQLPGGGGFRWKCHGCDIEHNSSYYRVVGHLCGIKGRSIKKCPGKNGKPIPHEIVMKYIREHEAVEEREARRLNQTASKKTRGMQGSSNPSIVVEDHPFFATNEPQSEPPLTRKRTKGPLETAFQNESRDNADQDIVRCIYANGLSFNVVRSPYWKQMIKSVNEAPRGYKGPSYEKVRGTLLEKEVKRVEDALKPIRDSWVETGVTIVSDGWKDAKNRPLINVIAVSPKGAMFLRAVDCEGQIKDGQFIAEILISAIESVGPRNVVQVITDNAKNCRAAGLLVEQRYDHIFWTPCAVHSLNLMLQRIGQKIKWIRDVYAEAEDIQMFMTNHHMSQGIFRTYSNLELLKVSEIVI; from the coding sequence atggcatctacatcttcctccattggcaatgaacaaataattgcaaaacaaagaaatgatccaaattctcccttatggaaatatgtggacattataaaacaacttccgggaggtgggggattccgttggaaatgccatggatgtgatattgaacataatagttcatattatcgggtggtaggccatttgtgtggaataaaaggaagaagcatcaaaaaatgccctggaaaaaatggtaaacctataccacatgagatagtgatgaaatatattagggagcatgaggcggtagaagagagggaagcccgtagattgaaccaaaccgcatcaaagaaaacaaggggaatgcaaggctcttctaatcccagtattgtagtagaagaccaccccttctttgccacaaatgaacctcaaagtgaaccacccttgacacgtaaaagaacaaaggggcctttagaaaccgcattccaaaatgagagtagagacaatgctgatcaagatatagtaaggtgcatttatgcaaatgggttgtcattcaatgttgttcgctccccatattggaagcaaatgataaaaagtgttaatgaggcaccaAGGGGGTATAAGGGCCccagttatgagaaggtacgtggaacattattggagaaagaggtgaagagggttgaagatgcattgaaacccataagggattcatgggttgagacaggtgtaacaattgtttcagatgggtggaaagatgctaaaaaccgtcccttgatcaatgtcatagcggtgtcccctaaaggggcaatgtttttgagagctgtggattgtgagggccaaataaaagatggccaatttattgcagaaattctcatctctgccattgagtctgtgggacctcgcaatgttgtccaagtcataacagacaatgcaaaaaattgtagagctgctggtttgttggttgagcaacgctatgatcacatcttttggacaccttgtgcggtacattcactcaatcttatgctacaaaggattgggcaaaaaataaaatggatcagagatgtgtatgcagaggctgaggacatccagatgttcatgacaaaccaccacatgtctcaagggatttttagaacctattcaaatttggagctattgaaggtaagtgaaatagtaatttaa